In a single window of the Salmo trutta chromosome 21, fSalTru1.1, whole genome shotgun sequence genome:
- the LOC115157013 gene encoding von Willebrand factor C domain-containing protein 2-like isoform X2: MSLPRLNTKVKQEVGLAFSVAGQENTCDANSSVYYVGEWYFLDSDHCTQCECTTEGSSCARTECTSLPTACIHVSHYPTDCCPSCEKIGCEYRGEVYELGQNFQPSECEQCTCDSDGIARCLVADCAPPPCVNPVNTNGKCCPECPEGPNCYVDLTRNHVIPGGEPVWVDSCTKCRCHDSGDAGYWEGNRLATCARVHNCTPEEASQKN; encoded by the exons ATGTCATTACCAAGATTGAATACAAAAGTCAAACAAGAG GTCGGTCTGGCTTTCTCTGTAGCTGGACAGGAGAACACTTGTGATGCAAACAGCAGCGTCTACTATGTAGGAGAATGGTATTTTTTAGACTCGGACCACTGCACGCAGTGTGAATGCACCACAGAGGGGTCTTCTTGTGCAAGGACGGAATGCACCTCTTTGCCCACCGCTTGCATCCATGTCAGCCACTATCCCACTGATTGCTGCCCAAGCTGTGAGAAGATAGGCTGTGAGTACCGGGGAGAGGTGTACGAACTGGGACAAAACTTCCAG CCAAGTGAGTGCGAGCAGTGTACCTGTGACAGTGATGGCATCGCCCGCTGCCTGGTGGCAGACTGTGCCCCACCGCCCTGCGTCAACCCTGTCAACACCAATGGGAAGTGCTGCCCTGAATGCCCAGAGG GGCCCAACTGCTATGTGGATTTGACCCGCAACCATGTGATCCCAGGGGGGGAACCTGTATGGGTGGACTCCTGCACAAAGTGTCGCTGTCACGACTCAGGTGACGCTGGCTACTGGGAGGGCAACCGCTTGGCCACCTGTGCTCGCGTACATAACTGCACCCCTGAAGAGGCTAGCCAGAAGAACTGA
- the LOC115157013 gene encoding von Willebrand factor C domain-containing protein 2-like isoform X1, which translates to MKMFSNKHYLMVIMRSVMSLLFCVQVGLAFSVAGQENTCDANSSVYYVGEWYFLDSDHCTQCECTTEGSSCARTECTSLPTACIHVSHYPTDCCPSCEKIGCEYRGEVYELGQNFQPSECEQCTCDSDGIARCLVADCAPPPCVNPVNTNGKCCPECPEGPNCYVDLTRNHVIPGGEPVWVDSCTKCRCHDSGDAGYWEGNRLATCARVHNCTPEEASQKN; encoded by the exons ATGAAAATGTTTTCAAATAAGCACTATTTGATGGTGATTATGCGTTCCGTGATGTCTCTACTGTTCTGTGTCCAGGTCGGTCTGGCTTTCTCTGTAGCTGGACAGGAGAACACTTGTGATGCAAACAGCAGCGTCTACTATGTAGGAGAATGGTATTTTTTAGACTCGGACCACTGCACGCAGTGTGAATGCACCACAGAGGGGTCTTCTTGTGCAAGGACGGAATGCACCTCTTTGCCCACCGCTTGCATCCATGTCAGCCACTATCCCACTGATTGCTGCCCAAGCTGTGAGAAGATAGGCTGTGAGTACCGGGGAGAGGTGTACGAACTGGGACAAAACTTCCAG CCAAGTGAGTGCGAGCAGTGTACCTGTGACAGTGATGGCATCGCCCGCTGCCTGGTGGCAGACTGTGCCCCACCGCCCTGCGTCAACCCTGTCAACACCAATGGGAAGTGCTGCCCTGAATGCCCAGAGG GGCCCAACTGCTATGTGGATTTGACCCGCAACCATGTGATCCCAGGGGGGGAACCTGTATGGGTGGACTCCTGCACAAAGTGTCGCTGTCACGACTCAGGTGACGCTGGCTACTGGGAGGGCAACCGCTTGGCCACCTGTGCTCGCGTACATAACTGCACCCCTGAAGAGGCTAGCCAGAAGAACTGA